The window TCTAAAAGAAGTGATTCGAGACGAATATTTGGGAACAATTGCAAACAATAAAACAATTACGAATGCAAGCATAACAAAAGTAATCATAACAATCAATGGAATTGAAAATGCTTGTAAAGAAATTCGTAAATCATACAAAAAATCAAGTGATTCCAATCAGAAATACCAAAAAGAAATCGACGTAGCAGTACACTATGCAAATGCCAACTGTGATGAATATATAAAAGAGCTCAAAGATACTTTTATTAAAAGTCAAATTAAACCAAACAATTCCGATTCACTTTTTCTCACGATACACAAAGGGACAAAAATTGCAGGCAATATACAAGAAAATTCACAAACATTATTAGCGAATATGATCACAGATCGAGTAGAATTACTATCAATCAAAAGAAATTTCAACATTTTATTGGTTCTAATTTCACTTCTTATATCAACAATTTTTGTATATCTCATCTTTAGAAGCATCAATAAACCACTAGTGACTGTACTCACAAAGATCAATGAGCTATCAAGCGGTGAGGCAGACCTTTCAAAAACATTACCAGATTTTGGAACGAATGAAATTGGCAAAATCACAAAATCAATCAATCAATTTTTAGACAACCTAAATCATATCATGAACCAACTAAAGGCCTCTGTTAGCGAGTCTGAAAAATTATCGAGTCAATTAAAACAAGATGCAATCTCTGTTTCGGACAATGCTTCATCACTTGCTTCCGTATCCGAAGAATCTGCAGCTTCATTAGAAGAACTCACAACCTCTTTTGAAATTATGTTCGAATTCATAACAAATGAAACAAAAAACATAGTCAATATCACAGAAGAGATGGCAAACATCAAATCCTCAATTCAAAATATTGAATTCGCTTTACATCAGTTAACTGACTTATCAAATTATTCTACAAAACTTGCCAATTCTGGAAATTTATCCATCAAGAATACTGACACTACGATGTCAGAAATAAGATCTGTGACCAAGGAAATTACGGGAATTATTGATTTAATCACTGAAATTTCAGAAAGAACCAATTTGCTTGCATTAAACGCAAGTA of the Leptospira biflexa serovar Patoc strain 'Patoc 1 (Paris)' genome contains:
- a CDS encoding methyl-accepting chemotaxis protein — translated: MRVFDLSILSKISIQSRLLLFPLPLLISLFFILFLLVTSQNESIQFSNKEQLGLELTKPISASYRKGLERLKIGQESTVELLPVMEEIKKEILKSSIIDPKSKEFTNIERYNKFKEFDQTTTLLFLNDLQELLLKVGDNSNLILDPEVDSYYQMEIVLFRIPTIYQNIAVLKEVIRDEYLGTIANNKTITNASITKVIITINGIENACKEIRKSYKKSSDSNQKYQKEIDVAVHYANANCDEYIKELKDTFIKSQIKPNNSDSLFLTIHKGTKIAGNIQENSQTLLANMITDRVELLSIKRNFNILLVLISLLISTIFVYLIFRSINKPLVTVLTKINELSSGEADLSKTLPDFGTNEIGKITKSINQFLDNLNHIMNQLKASVSESEKLSSQLKQDAISVSDNASSLASVSEESAASLEELTTSFEIMFEFITNETKNIVNITEEMANIKSSIQNIEFALHQLTDLSNYSTKLANSGNLSIKNTDTTMSEIRSVTKEITGIIDLITEISERTNLLALNASIEAARAGDAGMGFAVVAEEISKLADKTQSSVKSIKKLIDKSHVVVNEGSSHVMEAVNALSEIVTQSKRMNDAVNHLKEEMTTQSNSLLSVTNELNGLEDMAKTIEFSSREQKKASEDMVNTVNILSGSAQELANNS